A genomic stretch from Lathyrus oleraceus cultivar Zhongwan6 chromosome 2, CAAS_Psat_ZW6_1.0, whole genome shotgun sequence includes:
- the LOC127119093 gene encoding uncharacterized protein LOC127119093, with the protein MPNARDRVLKLANQVGAPDRVPKKKKKTVARVLETAGDAGAGPSQAASVIPSSPPRSNPIDIPDSSPSPAASPLHKRKRPAGPLTRSSLGSPNGPGSYLLPPCYVERSFFKAEESIAVPAPEAKAILDQDAAARRKDLARDIAAVIRVMETAMVLTDTSVSTASLEDALLQVRTEKERLSKDLSDYKEEHRLQEGLSQKLEEVEKERDQLKAAKASLEEQVVDHQKLTEDNAGLRAQVESLEGKVRPLADETEEERALGSRGELLGHLRTLNQDLVACFKEGFDNAVEQLGLLNPELVTAGSAYNCCVRDGEIICPFEAEEELGGEEEEEDEEVLRAES; encoded by the coding sequence ATGCCCAATGCTCGTGATCGGGTGCTGAAGCTAGCGAATCAGGTCGGCGCTCCTGACCGGGtgcccaagaagaagaagaaaactgtGGCCCGTGTCTTGGAGACTGCTGGCGATGCCGGGGCCGGTCCCTCGCAGGCGGCGAGCGTGATTCCTTCCTCTCCTCCTCGATCTAACCCGATCGACATTCCTGATAGCAGTCCGTCGCCAGCGGCTTCTCCCCTCCATAAACGGAAGCGTCCGGCTGGGCCTCTCACCAGGTCGTCTCTAGGAAGTCCGAATGGACCGGGCAGCTATCTTCTACCTCCCTGCTATGTGGAACGGTCGTTCTTCAAGGCCGAGGAGTCGATTGCTGTGCCTGCGCCTGAGGCCAAGGCTATTCTGGACCAGGATGCTGCTGCCCGGAGAAAAGATCTGGCCAGGGATATTGCTGCTGTCATCCGGGTGATGGAGACGGCCATGGTTTTGACCGACACTTCGGTCTCCACTGCCTCGCTGGAGGATGCCCTTTTGCAGGTTCGGACGGAGAAGGAAAGACTATCTAAAGATCTGTCGGACTACAAAGAAGAGCATCGGCTGCAGGAAGGGCTGAGCCAGAAGCTGGAGGAGGTGGAGAAGGAGAGGGACCAGTTGAAGGCTGCTAAGGCGAGCTTGGAAGAGCAGGTGGTCGACCATCAGAAGCTGACCGAGGACAACGCTGGCCTACGGGCTCAGGTTGAGTCTCTCGAGGGAAAGGTCCGTCCTCTGGCAGATGAGACCGAGGAGGAACGCGCCCTTGGTTCGCGCGGTGAGCTGCTAGGGCATCTTCGGACTCTCAACCAAGATCTCGTGGCCTGCTTCAAAGAGGGTTTCGACAATGCTGTCGAGCAGCTCGGGCTTCTGAACCCTGAGTTGGTGACAGCAGGGTCGGCCTATAACTGCTGCGTCCGGGATGGTGAGATTATCTGCCCGTTTGAAGCGGAGGAGGAGCtggggggagaagaagaagaagaggatgaagaggtgctccgagcggagtcttag